A portion of the Rhizoctonia solani chromosome 6, complete sequence genome contains these proteins:
- a CDS encoding Retrotransposable element Tf2 protein, whose amino-acid sequence MSWLKKHNPQILWEKHTLVFNSLYCSNNCLATPAVLELKAVEEIPVPYQEFARVFSEEESSKLPPHRPYDIAIELLPDAKPRHGPIYSLGPREDAELRETIEKQLKAGLIRPSKSPMASPILFVKKKNGKLRIMTKKNAYPLPLPQNLIEKLQGAKIFSKFDLRAGYNLVRIKEGDEWKTAFKTKYGLFEYLVMPFGLTNAPAAFQDMMNEIFRDLLDVYVIIYLDNILVFSLNEKDHEVHVREVLKRLQDNNLFCNIEKCHFHVKRIDYLGFIISEFGIEVDQSKVTDAINWSTPKNVKNIQEFLGFVNFYRRFIPNFGNMARPLYNLLKKDTPLLLQPDTTKQFYVECDASDYATGAILSQRNPEGKLAPVAYLSKSLSPAEKNYDIFDKELLAVIRAFKEWRHLLEGSELPVQVLTDHKNLEYFSTSQSLNKRQIRWANFLVDYNFQINYRPGAQNKKADILSRRYDLVPLEGGVENQVLLKPELFVSAITPDQEINDLIGKAIYEDNRLKEILHKLQGKEKVLDWELREGLLWFQGKIFVPKDDTIRNLILESRHDALAAGHPGQARTLELVSRNYYWPSLKKFVNSYVSHCETCIRSKPTNQLPTGLLKPLHIPERPWEDIAYDMIVGLPVSEGFDAILTVIDRFSKMPTILKQMDKQNEYNERLKYSFASEFALNNLKQTSTGKSPFQICYGSNPRFSVGQKTDESVPNADEHAEFLERGYDEVKAALSLSQERMKHFYDQRHREEEEIQVGDKVWLSHQNISTNRPSIKLSHKKLGPYLVIEKIGSHAYKLQLPHTMRIHPVFHINLLTKFCPDPHGRDPPQPAPIITEEGEEEYEVERILDSKQKGRGKTRKLWYLVKWKGYDKGSNSWEPIDNVGNAQEALEEFYKEHPDAVGA is encoded by the exons atgtcatggttgaaaaaacacaatccccaaattttgtgggaaaaacatacactcGTTTTTAATTCTCTATATTGTTCCAACAACTGTTTAGCCACACCTGCTGTTTTAGAGCTCAAAGCAGTGGAAGAAATTCCTGTCCCTTATCAAGAATTTGCTAGAGTATTTTCAGAGGAGGAATCGTCAAAATTACCACCCCATCGTCCTTACGACATCGCCATTGAGCTACTCCCTGACGCAAAACCCCGACATGGCCCCATCTACAGCCTAGGCCCAAGGGAAGATGCAGAACTTAGGGAAACCATTGAAAAGCAACTGAAAGCAGGCCTGATCCGCCCGTCTAAATCTCCCATGGCTTCCCCCATATTATttgtcaagaagaaaaacgGGAAATTACGCAT catgaccaagaagaatgcCTATCCCCTACCCTTGCCACAGAATCTTATTGAAAAACTACAAGGCGCTAAGATTTTTAGTAAATTTGACCTCAGGGCAGGATATAACTTAGTCCGAATTAAAGAAggcgacgaatggaaaacagccttcaaaacaaaatacggaTTATTCgaatacttggttatgccttttggattgaCAAATGCGCCGGCAGCCTTTCAGGATATGATGAATGAAATATTCAGAGACCTCTTGGATGTTTATGTCATCATATATCTGGACAATATTCTGGTCTTCTCCTTGAATGAAAAAGATCATGAAGTTCATGTGCGAGAAGTACTCAAAAGGCTACAGGATAACAACCTTTTCTGCAATATTGAgaaatgccacttccatgtcaagAGGATTGATTACTTAGGGTTCATTATATCGGAATTTGGCATAGAAGTCGATCAATCCAAGGTTACGGATGCAATAAATTGGTCAACgcctaagaatgtcaagaaCATCCAGGAATTTTTAGGATTTGTAAACTTTTACAGACGATTCATCCctaattttggcaatatggcACGGCCCTTGTATAATTTGCTCAAGAAAGATA CACCCTTGCTTCTACAGCCTGATACCACCAAACAATTTTATGTGGAATGTGATGCATCGGATTACGCTACTGGGGCCATACTATCCCAACGCAACCCTGAAGGGAAATTGGCCCCGGTAGCCTATTTATCCAAGTCCCTGTCTCCGGCTGAAAAAAACTATGAcatctttgacaaggagctaTTAGCAGTCATTAGAgcatttaaagaatggcgccatttgCTAGAAGGATCCGAAttaccagtccaagttctaacaGATCACAAGAACTTAGAATATTTTTCCACGTCTCAATCCCTAAATAAACGCCAGATTAGATGGGCCAACTTCCTAGTCGACTATAATTTCCAAATCAATTATAGACCTGGAGCACAGAACAAAAAAGCAGACATCCTCTCACGACGCTATGATttggtaccccttgaagggggggtagagaaccaggttctcctgaaaccagAACTCTTTGTTTCAGCTATTACCCCagatcaggaaatcaatgaCCTAATCGGCAAAGCAATTTACGAGGATAACCGTCTGAAAGAAATCTTACATAAACTCCAGGGCAAGGAAAAAGTCTTAGACTGGGAATTGAGAGAAGGACTACTATGGTTTCAAGGAAAAATATTTGTACCAAAGGATGACACTATTAGGAACCTCATCTTGGAATCTAGGCACGATGCATTAGCGGCAGGACATCCGGGACAAGCTAGAACATTAGAACTTGTCTCAAGgaattactattggccatcCTTAAAAAAATTTGTCAACTCTTACGTCAGCCATTGTGAAACCTGCATTCGGTCCAAACCCACAAATCAATTACCCACAGGCTTGTTGAAACCACTACATATCCCTGAACGCCCCTGGGAGGACATAgcatatgacatgattgtgggattACCAGTTTCAGAAGGATTTGATGCCATTCTCACCGTTATCGATCGATTCTCTAAAATG cctaccatcctcaaacagatggacaaacagaacgaaTACAACGAGAGGCTGAAATATTCCTTTgcat CAGAGTTTGCCCTCAATAATCTAAAGCAAACTTCCACGGGCAAATCACCATTCCAGATATGCTACGGCTCAAATCCCCGATTCTCTGTAGGTCAAAAGACAGACGAATCAGTACCTAATGCGGATGAACATGCGGAGTTCCTAGAAAGAGGCTATGATGAAGTCAAAGCAGCGTTGTCCTTGtcacaagaaaggatgaaacacttctaTGATCAACGCCAtagggaagaagaggaaatcCAAGTAGGGGATAAAGTCTGGCTAAGTCATCAAAATATATCCACCAATAGACCATCCATCAAGCTTAGCCACAAAAAGCTAGGTCCCTATTTGgtaattgaaaaaattggatCGCATGCGTATAAATTACAACTACCCCAtaccatgcgcatacatccagtattTCACATAAATCTCTTAACAAAATTCTGCCCTGACCCTCATGGACGcgatcctcctcaacctgcacctattattacagaagaaggtgaagaggaatacgaagTGGAAAGAATCTTGGATAGTAAACAGAAGGGACGCGGAAAAACAAGAAAGTTATGGTACctagtcaaatggaaaggatatgacaaaggaagtaactcatgggaacccaTAGACAATGTGGGAAATGCCCAAGAAGCCTTAGAGGAATTTTATAAGGAACACCCcgatgcagttggagcttga
- a CDS encoding Retrotransposon gag protein produces the protein MSFDHMSDCELLNMVAQNMIVLKKEFSQLQGAYEAQHDQIALLRAELEEHRDQSRNQHIFYSNQIQGAAASIQAVQDQLLHQSSSRSTAPPPPPPPSGTATTINPPSTSSSSDLKFAKPNKFSGKKEDALNFIIACQAYIRAKGATRSHEEKILWVTLYFEGAAEDWVRPYKERKVFRGEAVPLLEDIDTFWAEFTKHYVDTNRDEKYRQKWNNLRQKASVQEYTREFQQYSVSLGYSDETLRDKYYDGLKNEIKDIMLSTMFQWRRATAQQVYDKAEEIANHIESTRLSNPSIPTARAPSSATPTSTSNPTPTCTRLNVGDNVYMIDPTTCRAKKGAITSIVRTTSGNMPNVRWNGETKDTMIPFPSLKKDERPAAAAPVKTIVAPTPVLASNAKGPGPMDLDGRGFSNLTCHVCGGKGHFARNFPSKPMSGHVANVEWSWERPKEENRIEVVSDEEELGKGKAKAN, from the coding sequence ATGTCTTTTGACCATATGTCTGATTGTGAACTATTAAACATGGTTGcccaaaatatgattgtCCTAAAAAAGGAGTTCTCACAACTACAAGGCGCTTATGAAGCgcaacatgatcaaatagCGTTACTAAGGGCGGAACTTGAGGAACACCGCGATCAATCACGTAATCAACATATTTTTTACTCAAACCAAATTCAAGGGGCGGCAGCATCCATTcaggctgtgcaagatcagcttcttcatcaatcttCCTCTCGCTCCAcagctccacctccaccgccCCCACCTTCTGGCACTGCCACCACTATCAATCCCCCATCTACGTCTTCTAGTTCCGATTtgaaatttgccaagccaaACAAGTTTAGTGGCAAGAAAGAAGACGCCCTCAATTTTATCATTGCTTGCCAAGCTtatataagggcaaaaggTGCAACCCGGTCCCATGAAGAAAAAATTTTGTGGGTAACATTGTATTTTGAGGGAGCAGCAGAAGATTGGGTACGCCcatacaaggaaaggaaggtgttcagggGAGAAGCGGTCCCCTTATTGGAAGACATTGATACATTTTGGGCTGAATTCACTAAGCATTATGTGGACACTAATCGCGACGAGAAGTATcgccaaaaatggaataacTTGCGGCAGAAAGCTTCTGTTCAGGAATATACTCGTGAATTCCAACAGTATTCGGTTTCTCTTGGATACAGTGATGAAACCTTGCGCGATAAGTACTATGACGGACTCAAAAATGAAatcaaggacatcatgctGTCAACAATGTTCCAGTGGCGTCGTGCTACTGCCCAACAAGTCTATGACAAGGCGGAAGAAATTGCCAATCATATTGAATCCACTCGCCTGTCCAATCCGTCTATTCCTACTGCTCGCGCCCCTTCCTCTGCAACCCCCACTTCCACCTCcaaccccactcccacttgTACTCGTCTCAATGTTGGGGACAATGTCTACATGATTGATCCCACTActtgccgcgccaagaaaggcgccaTTACCTCAATTGTACGCACAACTTCTGGCAATATGCCCAATGTCAGGTGGAATGGGGAAACCAAGGACACAatgatcccattcccatcTCTCAAAAAGGATGAACGCCCTGCCGCTGCTGCCCCAGTCAAAACCATTGTTGCTCCTACTCCTGTCCTAGCATCGAACGCTAAAGGCCCAGGtcccatggatcttgatggaaggggcTTTTCAAACCTCACCTGTCATGTATGCGGTGGAAAAGGCCACTTTGCGCGAAATTTCccttctaagcccatgtctggacatgtggcgaATGtagaatggtcttgggaaaggcccaaagaagaaaatagAATTGAAGTCgtctctgatgaggaagagttgggaaaaggaaaagccaaggccaactaa